DNA sequence from the Malus sylvestris chromosome 10, drMalSylv7.2, whole genome shotgun sequence genome:
TATGAATAGTGTTTCCACTTGTATATTTTATAGTgtttatctatatgtatataaaaaaaatttaattatgtctgtttttgttgaccctaaaaactacttagCCTACGTGCTAGCACAATCCAAataactaataagctaactacgttatTCGATTGAATGGGGAGTGCCAACTCATTGGTTGAGCTCGGGCGAGGAGTGAAATGTATGTTGATGTAACGTTGGGCGCGATGATGACTTCTAAATCTTGCGACCGgttgaggaaggaacacgtcttggcCTTTGGGTTATAGAGCATGAAAACAAGGTTGCTAGTTTTGTGAAGTTCATGAATCGTTGGCGTGGGGTTCGACGATTGTAATTATATTTGTGAGAATATAAGTATGTCGAATTGGTACCAAACTGTAaggacacaagtactcaaaacagATGTGTGTCTTGATTGTAAATATGGTTCGgtcgtctgaatgccgaactttGTCGGCTTTCAGTGTGCCGAATGATAAGTAACCTAGTGaaacctcacttcgccgagaaggctaatgagatgacttTTTCCAACAAGGACTCAGGAAATCCTTGTTGACCAAGATTTGGATAGATAACTAGTCGGTCTTgaagcagtgttgtttatccaaactaaaagtGCTCCTTAGTCGGCTGATTCTATGGctccagtgctgtttatccaaattgaagatgttgtCGATTGCcaacacagtgttgtttatccaaattgaaaatATGTTGGCGGGAAAAATggtaaaataaaaatctcaagatgtttaAGAGGTCTTGTGTAGAGCAAAAGTTTGCGCATGGcaaatttgtgtgttgatttggaggggacttgaatgatgcactcccctctctatttatagtaggaATTCCTTGTGGCCGAAGTAAAGTTCTATTCAGACTTCAATTCCTTCATCAAATCTGAAGAGGCTGCGGCCAATCCTGGTCTATGTAGGACTATGAATATGGCTTTATTATCACCTAGATTCAACCCCTGATTCTTGGTATCTCCCCTTATTATTATCACCTAGATTCAACCCTTGATTCTTGGTATCTCCCCTTATTCGAAGCATAAGTGATCTCTGAGGATTCCTTATTACACTAAGATTTGACCGTCTCTCTTATCCGGATGAAACTATTTCCTGATAGGACTCGGCTGAATTCTATTGGGCCATGCTCTTCTTGGGAATATTCTAAGATTCCTAATGTTGCATACATTGGGCCGAGGTAGGTTATGAGCTCGGGCCATAAATGTTATTTGGGTCCatacaattgtttttttttttttcactctagGATTGCTAATTTACTATCATTAAAAATATACAATGTTGTGAATAATGCTTGTTTTTTTATTGGTCActgaatgaaattttttttcgaCAATCGATAGCATTACTGAGTTTAACAGTTAGTTGTTAGGGGAAGGAGAATTGGGAAGAATTAAATCCACATCATGATGCATAGACATAATTGTTTTTCACTACTGCGGTAAAGCATCATCTGTAATGAAAATTATTGAATCATGTGACCAAAACAAGCCATGAAGAATTCTGAAGttgttatatttttaaaattctaatagGTAATTTATTTGTGTAATTTTCAGGATGGATataatattattcattaatGATATAAAATATAAGAAATAAGCATAGTCAGTTTTATCATCTCCCTCAtctacaaaagaacaaaaaaaaataaaaaaaaataaaaaaaaaaaaaaaaaaaaatgaagtcaTGTCGTAATCCGATATCAAAAGAACACTATGTGACAACAAAGATCTAACATCAACCATACAATATTGTATATATGATGTCTCCAACACGATAATTTGAAGCGCTTAGAATTAACTAATTTACAAAAAGCTCTCTTCGATAAATCGTTCTCCCTCTAACTGAAAACGAAAAAATACCaatcataaataataaattcaagTGCCTTAATTCCTAGTGATGGTACGGAGATGTTGCTTGAGTCCGATGCTTTCTCTTCTGCAAAAACCTTTGGAGTGATCTCTTCATAGACATACCGGCAACGGGGCTACACAGCGGAGACATCACAGTTGGTGTAGGTGGTTCTGATGATCCACTTGGAGTAAGTGGACTCTTCACCCTTTCTTCCATTTCTTTGTTTGCAAGAAAAATGATGGATCTGGCCTGCAAAATCCCAGCAAATCaagttattaatttattagtggATAATTATTCCATTAATATGATTAATAGTTATTGGGGTTGGCAGATCATCTTAGAGAGTCAGCACTGGCATGAGCCATAACACAGCCAAGGCTCACTACAGCACTTTTATCTCTGAATTCTAACCTACTTTGCTCTATCTATATTTTATTAACGATACACTCCTAGATTTTCATGAACAACAGTTGTTGATTAACATTGAAACTTAACCGAAGAAATCTAAATGCACGAAACTAGATCGTCTCGCGTTTTAGGTTACAAATTAAGAAACAAAGAATTAAACAAACTCATGACATACCTGAAGCTCTGTAACATCACGAACGCACGCTATTCCGTTGTAAAATATGGTCATCTGCTGCTGCTGTTCTTGTTGCTGGGTTTCATTAGCACCTGGAAAACATAActgaagctccaaattgcaGTTCCTCCTCATGTTGATTTAGGGTTTAGActcaaaattaccaaaaaacCAAGATTCTGAAGAAGGATGAAGAATCAAGATCTAAGAGAATTGAAGATGAATTGTGAGTTATGGAAAAGGTTGTGAATTATatggctttatatatatatatatatatatatataaaagggaTATAAAAAGGGGCCTACAATAACACACACTTAAGACCAATATAATATGCGTATTTTAAACGTGCTTTAATAAGTTTAACGTGccctttccttttatttatcaACCAAAAATTGCTCTGCTGCTGCCGCCTTTTATTTTCCGTGTGCGGTTTTTGGTTTTCTGAAATTTACAGCGCTTTCTTATTCACGCACGTGCTCGGAGTCGGCACCACCTTTCTCCATCAGGAGCAACAACTtgccactttttttttatttgtattattttaaaCATTTTGTGCAAAATTACAAAGAAGATGGGACTTTCGGAGTAGGATTGGGACTTTGAATTTGGTTTTCTGTGTATAAAAAAGGGTTAGATGAATTGAACATGCACGGTGTGTGtgaaaaatatatttgtgattttttttttaaatggacaACGGGTTGTAAGTCATGGTTATTCATCTATTTTGGAGGAGAAGACTCATATAAGTATTTCAGCCTCCATTGGCCACAAGTCTGGTTTCAAACTCGAGATCttcaatttttagtttgaaGGAAGCCTCACAATCCGTCATTTACCAGCTTTAATAAATTGGGTTTAATTTTCCAGTTGTTTCTTTAATTCTTTGTAACCTAATAATTTATAACCTCATGCAAGTGGCCAAATATACTGAGCTTTTGCATGATGACGTATGTTTAAACTTCGTTAGTGGATAATCTAACACTTAATCTAACAAAACCTATTATTTGACcaaacaataataatattaataatttacgACCTCGTACTTTAATACTAGAAAATTCATTAATCAAAACCATAAGCgacaattaaatataaaattacaaCTAGACGTCTTAAGATATTTGCCTTCTTCtttttaattaacaaataatttaaaattagaCAAGTATCTGTGGGGCTGATAAGCCTCGTATCGTAGGTAAAGCCTTTGCTTCTCAGCATATATCTTTCTCTTTTGGGGTCTATTAAAAAACATTGCAATTCTTTTTCCTGCTGAATTTTAAAGTAAAACTGTTGCTTAATTTGGGACATTTAGGAAGAATCCAATTTTTATTCAACACTAGGGTGTTCCTAATGGAATTGGTTAGTAAGATACGGAACTTCTTTCAACAGTGTGGAAAAAAGACCATTAGACTAATGGCTAGTAGGGCTGGACGTGGTATAGTACGGTTCGGTTGGACTAATACCAATATCGAAATTCTTTATCGGTTCGGTTTCGTCGTTTTTAAGTTTTGGTATTGTACTACTACTATAACGTTCAGTTGTGGTATGGTTTTATTATCGAACAGTGTCAAAATTTTAGCCTatttaaaatcattttaaaacatacaTGTGGATTTTCAAACTAAAATATCTCTGTGAGTTTTCTTGGTCTCTGAAATTGTGGACTGCCGTAACGAAACCATCAGTTGgtctttttttataaaaaaagagagaaggaaaTCACTAGGCTAACTAGAGGAGATGAGAGGGAGAGCAGCAAGGCAATGACACCTACTAGTTCTAATATGTTTAACTTTTATGAGGGATAATTATGTTGTTGCTATGCACAAAGTTTCAAATGATTAACTCAAagcaaaattaaaacaaatcatTTAGTTCAGTTCGGTTCGATTCGATTTCAGAAACACAAAATGATCCGTATTGGTTATATGGAGTTCGGTTTAGTATGATACCGAAACCAATAAAAAACTGAAATGTATCAAACCACAATTTTGTCTGGCACGGTCCTTTCGGTATTCGGGTTCAAATGTAATATTCCAAATTATCATTATTTTTAgagatactttggatgcggtccctaatccttaacattatttgactaaaaccttaatggtattcaaagtttgattaaagtccattgactttgtacacctcattatattacaattaatatttatagttttatagttttatagttttgacattaattgtttgatattttatgagatttataatcctataaatttaaaatccctcattatataCTATTAGAAACTGTTACAatacaaaaattcaaacattttaattgaataaatggataaaaaaaactatgcaaaaataagaaataataaatggcaaaagaatgtatccatagtgttaaaaaaattggtacattttacaaaaaaattggtacatttctgTTTGGAtccaaatttacaccatcggcccgtgcaatcaaggccgttgagtgaGCATGGCTCCCAACCGTTAGATAGAAAGATAAAGatcattttgttattattaaaagataatgttatgatttttatcataatctTTTAATAATAATGTATTATGAGAGATCTCCAAGCTGGGAATACGGTGGCATAATTCAAGTTGATCTGGATGTTTGGCGTATGAATATGTGGATGGGATCAGTGTGGATGATTTGTATGCTGCAAattgattattatatatttaaatatgGATAAACATTTTGGTGTAGGTGCCAGGAACTAGCATCCCGAGGTGGTGGTTTAAATGAGGTTTGAAAAGTCATGGTGAATGGAGCATATAAATATGGATGCAGATGGGATAATTATCATCTAAAGTATAGATGGGATATGCCTTTCTGATGTTGTGGTTTTGGTCACGTGGTGTGCTTTTTGGGATTATTGTTATCTGTGCATGGCTACACATGGATCAATGTGATGGAAATTGAGTTCTTGTTGGACTAGGAGTCTCTGAAACAGAGTCAGAGGATGATGGTATTTGAAGGATAGGCTTTCATTTACTTTGAGAGAAGTCGTTGACTAAAGTTCTAGCTAGTGAGTTTGAGTTGAAATCAAATACTAGCGTGAAGCAGCGCCACATAACATTTTCTCCTATAAATACGAGACACCGTGCAACTATTCAgagacctccaattcaacacacaaaacgGCCATGCGCAAACtatctcaacaactttgagattttttttattttctttttcgccgacacatcttcagttggcataaataGTACTGTggaggcaaccggtgatatcttcagttggcataaacaacattgtcgccgtagaatcagccgatctcgcaacatcttcagttggcataaatagcactgcgtcgaggccgactggttacttatccaagtctcagtcgagaaggatttccgaatccttgttggtcgaggtcatctcatcagcattcttggcgaagtgaggtgttacgagttactacattcggcacattggaagccgaatttgatattgaacttcgctaaGTTAGCagtcttgtcttcaggctctaggaCCCGAAGGTCAAGACAAGTTCCTTCCttggccgcaatcgcaagatccAGAAGTCAGCAGTGCACCCAACAcgacatcaacatattttactcctcggccgacgagttggcacgccccgcacacaaccgaaggacgtagttagctcatagattactcgacctgcgcgccacgtaggcttggtagtttttagggtcaacaatttCACATagaacaaagtggtacattaataaacaagaatgagtacattataaataaattagtgtacagataaaagattaaaaaattatgagtacaaatgaatttaaaaaaaatataggcgctaaaagaaattaatacatgggtacaaaataaaactaaaaagaaaatactacaaatttaaaaaaatgttgcaaattaaaagtgggtacaaactaaaaatataaatatatgatacaaagtttaggcataaaacataaatataccatatgtaatttttcaatCATTGATTACATATATAATGttacgtgacggtatacacatgggtacaaacacaaataaaactttaaaaaatatgggcacaaaaagaaactaatatatgggtacaaattaaaaatgaaaaaaaaaatggtatagattaaaaataggtacaaactaaaaataaaaatatatgataaaaatttcgccataaatataaatatactaattgtaacatttttaacactaaaggaatctatttaaaaataaaaatattttattattcaaataattaatgatgttattaatatccaatgaccttgatcaaaaattgaaaatgaataggattttaatcaatggagtagaaaaaagaaggatgtaaacctaatttctccttatttttatacaaatcaaattattgttttaaaagTGAACGATAAACCTAGACTCATGTCTAAGAGGACTGGCACGTATAATAGAAGAGTGAAGATTTATAATGCACGATTAACGCATATACATCATTCCAACAAACAATtagtaatatatttatattataggGTGCATAATGTATTGAATTCATTATCTTTTTGTACCTTAATCTATaaatcttctttcttttgtaaTATTAACCTATAATCTTCTAAGTGACATATGTTATCATGTGATGTAATTGACTTGGTGACATGTAACATCATCTGGTGCATTAGATTGCTAGTATAATTCGAAGTCTATGAAGCAGTCAGTTAGTAGCATGTTTGTATAAATAGCTTATGAGCTATCTGTTGTAACTAAGAATCATTCAGTCAATACAGAAAAGCAAgttcattcttctttattttcctcttcaattctctctctttctagtTCGTCATCTTTCTCAATTCTTCAGCATTCTTTGATTTTTCACAATgtagttaatatggtatcataGCAGGTTgttccacatgtgaagccaaCGGCCACAACGTGATCCATGTCACTCAATATGTGTTATtcacgtgttaggcttgaaaattcaccacaaCTGAGAGGGCGTGTTGGGAGTATGAATCCCACATAGAGGAAAAAAGGgatcttgcatgtgcttataactAATTAGGCTACTTCCCATATTGCTagttgattttatggtggaatctcaaCTTCTTCATTGTATCAAAGCATGTTGTCCCACATGTGATCTACGTAATTGGACTACTCTCAcgttgccaattagttttatggtagaatctcaattttcttcatggTACCATAGCAGGTTATCCCACATGTGAAGTCCAACGACCACACATGATCCACGTCATCCTTTGTTAACTtgttagacttgaaaatttACCACCCGTGAGCAAGGACGGAGTCAGGAATTTTTTATCAGATGggctaatatttttatttatttttactgcaTAAGTTAACTTCTATAAGGAGACTAATGAATGATCAAATGAGATGTTATTGTTGTCCAATTAATGAGAAAAACAACTATGAAgcaatttaaaaagaaaaagaataacagTATTGAACCAACTTAtgataataaaaacaaaaaaaatatatataacattGAACTCATTTGGATCAAGGAAGTTTGTTGTATGATCAATGACATTGAGCTTTTCAATGTGAATATGGGTGGGCTAGAGGTGGCtaaactggaaaaaaaaaatgaaaaattatatgaggTAAAATAAATTAGAGCATAAAACTCCCCTAGGCTAGAGCCCAATGTAGCTCTCTACCTAGCTCCGTCATTACCCATGAGAGAGCGTGTTGAGAGTATGAATACCACATTGCCTTAAGTGTGCATAAAAGTAATTTGGTTACTCCGCATTTACCAATTAGTTTTACAATAgcacctcaactttcttcaatatGTAATTGAATTGTATATCCCTTGACCATAACAATGACTGGTGGCCACGCTTGACATAAGGTGGTGGTGTCTCCAAATCTCTGatatgcaaaatcaagctcgtGATTCTAAATAGCGGCacgtttttcctttttccttttttatttattttttgtttttaacaaacaatattatctacactaaggagaaATGATGGGCTTAGTCTCATAATGGTTAGCAAtgatttggttcaaatttgcctttggcgagaatcaaagtTAAGCCTTCTCACTtatgagagaaaagaaataTCACTGTACCGTAGTTTAAGTGGCTCCTTCTCTTGAATACTATATTTGTTATTTGTCAGTTTTAATGAAATAGTTTCTATTTTTTTGAGATTTTCTAATATGCTATAGTGCAGTTATACACAGTTGGTTTTTATcgttagatttttttattaattaacaattcaattattaaaatttaataattaaaatcttATCATATAAAATACATCAGAGTTTAttaaaataggaaaactaatgaaaaaatatttgagttttaatgataaggataaaataaagggtaaattaaatagtactatgattgactttttagtgtaaaaatgtggtttttcattaaagtgaacaataacGGTAACTTTtcgttgaagttccaaattaaaattttaacgaatactttttttatcaattgtaacTGCAAGATGCCAAAAAGTTAATATAagtcaaaacataaaaataaaaaaaatttatacttGTGATTATATTGTTGTGGAGAAATAGTTGTTGTGGGAAAAGGATCCTTGCCAGATCCTTTTTTTGGGGATTCGGGAAATCAAGTGGTCATGTCTATTCATCGTGTAGTTAGTTTTCGTTAGatgctatttatatttaattttaaattttaaataatttctgaccgtatGATGTACGATAAATGCATATGATCATGGGATCCCTAAGAAAAGGATCCGTCTGTTGTTGTATTTAATGAAATGTTATGAACATTGGAAAAGAGAGGATCTTTTCCTAGAGATCATGTGATCTGAACCGTCCATCGTATATAGTGcggtcaaaaataattttaaaatttaaaattaaatataaatagtacataaTGAAAACTGACCGTATGATATACGATAGACGATTCAGATCACAGAATCCCTAGGATTCCTAAGAAAATGATCCGGGAACATTATCCACTTTCTGGTCCAGAAACCGAAAAAGCGGTACTACTGCTGTAACCGATTATTTGTAACAAATTTTGACACAAGCTAAAAGAATTTGACAACTAAAATGAGGAACATATATATCATGTGTTTCGCATTATGCATGCCACCACCCCGACATCATTATCAATAATTCAACATTGTAACATTGTAGCGGAAATTAAAGTAAGATGTGACATTACATTCTCACAAGAGTCACCATATTGTGAAGGATGGTTTTGCTTTGGTGATCTCTCGTATTCATAATTCGTGTAGCTTTAATCATTCTTTCTATGGTTTTGTCTTGAAGTACAGAAATTTGATTATAGAGGATTAGAGTTGTAATTTGCAGTATGTTCGTAGAGAACGTAATTTTGCAGTTAGTGGTTTAGCTAAATTGGGTTTAATAGTGAGATGTATTTTCAAGAGTTTGCATAGTCTCCTTCCTGTATAgttcaaactctttcaaatgaCTGCTCTGGAGTCGCTAGAACTAGACTAATTCCTTggtgtttcttttttcttcttcttccatgtTACCAGAAGAAAAGAATCACCACAttaaaaattggaagacaatttccggaaaaaagaaaatttgtatCTCTAAGCATCAGTTTTGGTAAACCAAGTTTTTAGCATGGAGGGAGCAAACAATGGCCTACTTGGGATAGATGCTCTAACTTAAGTAATTTATTGTCAAGGTGCAGACTacagatatatatatttgcacTTGCAATATTTGAAGAAAGTATAAGTATCAAATATCACACATACTCTGATATTAAACATTATGTAAGCAA
Encoded proteins:
- the LOC126587811 gene encoding protein TIFY 5A-like, which gives rise to MRRNCNLELQLCFPGANETQQQEQQQQMTIFYNGIACVRDVTELQARSIIFLANKEMEERVKSPLTPSGSSEPPTPTVMSPLCSPVAGMSMKRSLQRFLQKRKHRTQATSPYHH